A stretch of Acipenser ruthenus chromosome 1, fAciRut3.2 maternal haplotype, whole genome shotgun sequence DNA encodes these proteins:
- the LOC117420537 gene encoding high mobility group protein B2-like, whose translation MGKDPTKPKGKMSSYAYFVQTCREEHKKKHPDTSVNFSEFSKKCSERWRTMSAKEKGKFEDLAKSDKTRYDHEMKDYIPPKGEKGKKKKDPNAPKRPPSAFFVFCSENRPKIKADYPGSSIGDTAKKLGEMWSKQTAKDKVPFEQKALKLKEKYEKDVAAYRAKSKGDAGKKGPGRPTGSKKKVEPEEDDDDDEDDDDDEEDDEDDDDDE comes from the exons ATGGGTAAAGATCCTACCAAACCGAAGGGGAAGATGTCCTCTTATGCGTACTTCGTCCAGACGTGCAGAGAAGAGCACAAGAAGAAACACCCGGACACGTCAGTAAATTTCTCCGAGTTCTCCAAGAAGTGTTCAGAAAGATGGAGG acaatgtctgcaaaagaaaaggGGAAATTTGAAGACCTGGCAAAGAGTGATAAGACCCGTTATGATCATGAAATGAAAGATTATATTCCTCCCAAGGGTGAAAAGGGAAAGAAAAAGAAGGACCCAAATGCCCCCAAGCGACCACC atcagCTTTCTTTGTATTCTGCTCTGAAAACCGTCCAAAGATCAAAGCTGACTATCCAGGTAGTTCCATTGGTGACACTGCAAAGAAATTGGGAGAAATGTGGTCCAAGCAAACGGCCAAAGACAAGGTGCCCTTTGAACAGAAAGCACTTAAACTAAAGGAAAAATATGAAAAG GATGTTGCAGCATATCGTGCTAAGAGCAAGGGTGATGCTGGAAAAAAGGGACCAGGCAGGCCAACTGGGTCCAAGAAGAAGGTTGAACCAGAGGaggatgacgatgatgatgaagatgacgatgatgatgaggAAGACGACGaggatgatgacgatgatgagtGA